The genomic region TGGATAGAGGAAACTATCAGTGGTACAAAAAACTATAGTAAACGTCAACTGGGTAAATTACTTAAAAAAGTGAATAAAGATGATATTATCATTTGCAGTGAATTGTCCCGGCTTGGGCGTAACTTATTTATGATCATGGAGATACTGAATATCTGCATGACAAAAGAATGTCGCGTGTGGACTATCAAGGATAACTATCGGCTTGGGGATGATATTCAGAGCAAAGTCCTCGCTTTCGCTTTCGGACTTTCGGCAGAGATAGAACGCAATCTTATCAGTCAGCGAACCAAGGAAGCATTGGCAAGAAAGAAGGCAGAAGGCGCAAAACTTGGGCATACCAAAGGATTTCGTTGTAGGCTTAACCCCAAATGTGCCAACAGGCATGAGTGGATTATCAAGGAGCTTAATAAAGGAACGGAGAAAACAGTTGTTGCCAAAAAGTTGAGAATATCAAAAACCACCCTCTACCGATATCTTGTCTATACGGGGCTTCATACACCTACAAATTGCCTGCAGGAAGGATGGAAAGATTATGGCATCTATCATTGATTTCTGCGTATGTCTGAGACGACCCTCAAAAGAGGGTGGTTTCGACATTACTATTGGCAACCCTCCATACATTAGTGCGCCAACGCAAATTGCATCCCCAGAACTAAATGAGCAACGCCAACGTATTATCGAGTGCAAGAAATACAAATCACTCAATGAGAAATGGGATTTATATATTCCCTTTATGGAACTTGGATTGCAACTCCTCTGCCCCAATGGAGTATTCTCTATGATTGTTCCATATCCTTTGACAAATCAGAAATATGGCAAGAAACTCCGTAAGATGATTATAGAAGAATATCGCCTATTGGAAATTGCAGATTTGAACGGTACAAAGATTTTTGAGAATGCAACTGTGAGCAACTGTATACCATTCATTCAGAACTCATCACCAAAAGGTGATCTTCGCATAACTCAAATATATGCGGACAAGACATTCCATAAAGTATTGCATAAGTCTCCAGAAACGTTAAAACAGGACGAAAAGAAATATGTCTGGAACTTAACAGAAGAAAGAAGGTCTGGAAATCGTTTTGCCAACATGAATGTGTTGGGTGACTTCTGCTATATCAGTGTAGGAATGGTTGTTAATGCAGATGAAAAGAAAGCAAAAGGAGAATTTAGGAAAGATGACCTTATAAGTGAAACTTACGACGAAATTCATAGTCGCAAATACATTGAGGCTAAAGACATAGACAAGTATCGGGTAAAACGTGTTCGTTATCTTGAATGGAATACAGAACGATGCCCTGATAAGTTGCGGCGCCCTACCTTTCGTGAATTGTATAATCGTCCAAAACTATTAATAAATCGTTTAGGTTTTCTTAAAGTACATCTTGATATGGACACGCATTTCTTGCATAGCGACTCTATGTTTTCTGCTGTTCTATGGAAGGATTTGAAGGGAGTTAACAACAAGAGCATATCCTCAAGCATTAAGAAATTCTGCAAGCACACTCGTACTGAGATGGAAGCGTTGTCAAGCGAAGTAGACTTGCTTTATTTGTTAGGTGTCCTCAATTCCTCAATGGCTGGTCAGTTGTTGGCTGACCAACGAGGCAGCGATTATCACATCTACCCCGAGCATATACGCAATCTTCCTATCCCTATTGCGACTTCCAAGCAGCAAGAGGAGATAGCTCAGCTCGTCAGAATCATTATGGAAAAGATACATGATGGGCAAGACTGTGAAACGGAGCAACAGAAAGTCAATCAGATAGTTTCCATACTATACATATAATGCATTTTTCCTATTTCCTGATTAACGCGTATTTACGCAAAAAAAACGAATAGAATCTTGATGTTGTGAGAAAATATCCATATCTTTGTAGTCGCAAAGACTGCGTTTTTACGCATAAATAACTAATAGGAATGAATATAGAACGACCCATATATCTGCAAAGGTTAATTGACCGACGCCACAATGGAATGATAAAAATCATTACTGGATTGCGTCGGAGTGGCAAATCGTATCTGCTCTTTACACTTTTCTGCCAGTATCTTAAAGAACAAGGGATAGATGATACCCAAATCATTAAGTTGGATTTGGAGAACATTTATAATGAACGTTATCGAAAGCCTTTACCCTTGTTAGATTACATTAGCCAAAGGGTAACAGATACGAGGGAATACTTTATACTCATAGACGAGATACAATTGCTTGACCGTTTTGAGGAGGCGCTGAACACGCTGCTGAAGAATCCACAATTAGATGTGTATGTCACAGGCAGTAATGCACGCTTCCTGTCAAAAGATGTTGTGACGACTTTCCGTGGTAGGGGCGATGAGTTACGTATCCACCCATTGAGCTTCAGCGAATATATGTCGGTGAAGCCAGATGCGCCTTTCTTGGAAACACACCTTAATGAATATATGCTTTTGGGAGGATTGCCCCAAACGGTAACGATGGCCACAGAACAACAGAAGAAGGGCTATCTGCAACAGCTTTTCTCCAATACCTACCTTATCGACATCAAAGAAAGGTACGGCATACGAAACGATGATGATCTGGAAGAACTCATTGATGTCATGGCAAGCAGCATCGGAAGCCTTACCAACCCACAGAAAATAGCGAACACCTTCCGTTCCGAAAAGCGGAGCACCATCACCAGAGACACCGTCAAGACTTATCTGGACTATATGCAGGACGCTTTCCTGATGGAGCGTGCTGTTCGCTACGATATTAAGGGTCGTAAATATATTGATACTCCAGCAAAATACTATTTTGAAGACTTAGGATTACGCAATGTCCGATTGAATTTCCGTCAGACAGAACACACACACTTGATAGAGAATCTTATATACAATGAGTTACGGATGCGTGGCTATTCTGTGGATGTAGGGCAGGTTACGCAAAATACGAAAAACGAAAATGGAATAAGTGAACGCAAGCAGTTAGAAGTGGACTTCGTATGCAACAGAGGACAGGACAGAATTTACATCCAGTCGGCTTACGCTTTGCCATCTGAAGAAAAAACAGAACAAGAACTACGATCTCTCAAACAGATTAAAGATAGTTTTCAGAAAGTTGTTATTGTAGGAGGCATGCAACCCACTTTCCGCAACGATGACGGCATACTCATCCTGAACATTTTTGATTTTCTGCTGAATAGAAGTGGACAGAATCTGTGACCCTCAAAAGAGGGCTTCGATATTGTTATTGGGAATCCACCGTATGGGGCTAAATATGATAACCAAACAAAGAGGTATTACAAGAATACTTATGTAACCGCAAATAGCATTCGTGGCTTGCAGAAAGGGTCACTCGACACATATACACTGTTCATTGAATTGGGCTATAACCTACTCAGACGGAATGGCAGCTTTGCCTATATCGTTCCAATATCCTTGACTTCAAGTGATTCCCTCACAGGAGTACACCGTTTATTGATGAATAACTGTGACACCATTCATATTTCATCATATTCAGTTCGCCCCAAGCCTGTATTTGAGAATGCCGTCGTGAATACTTCTATATTGCTATTCCAAAAAACGGAAACACCTTGTCAACATCTTTATTCCACAAAGATGTACAGAAGAGGAAATGAGCTTGATTTACAAAAGCTTATTGACAATCTTAATTTTTCTAATGTGTATGGTTATACTATGATAGGTCGCATTCCGAAGATTGGTTGTGAAATGGAAAAAGACATTCTTATAAAAATCTTCAACAATACTCCGATTAGGACTCTTTATGACGACAAGGGTGATCCTATCTATTATAGGACAACTGGCGGTAGGTACTTTAAGGTTGTAACCAATTATCCGACTGGTTCAACTAAAGAAAAGCCATTATATTTTCAAAAACGACTATCGAATGCTATTGGTTGCATTCTTAGCAGTTCTTTGGCTTTTTGGTTTTACCAAATCTATTCCAACAACCTTGATTGGAAGACATACGAGATTGAGAACTTCACCATTCCACAGCTTACAACTGAAAACATTGAGTATCTTGACAAACTATATTCTCGGTATCTAACGGACATAGAGTCTAAGGCAAATGTCAGAACAACATCTGGAGAGTCCACTTACAATGTTGATTCATTCAAGGAATACAAGATTGTACGCTCCAAGGGCATCATTGATGAGATAGATGACTACATTTGCCCACTATACGGCTTGACCCAGAAAGAAACGGACTTTGTCAAAAATTACGAATTGCAGTTCAGGCTGGCAGGAGAATAAAGGCTCTATAACGTTTCGTGTGGGTTGTTTGACCCAATTAGAATAATATCTACTGTATTCATAGAAAGAAGTTATTTGTTCAGTTTAGTTTTACTCTTTAGCCAACGAAATAAGATGTTTTTAAGGTCTTAATTCATACTATGTTTGTGAATGTTTACCATCATTTGCTGTGGTGCGGATACTCTGCACATGTGATGCGGAGGGTTAAATTTACTATGATATATGAATGACAGGGGATGAATTGTGAGCAAAACGTTGTAATACTAAGAATAAACAGGAGGTGTGTAGAAGCTTGTTTAGCTCAAACTCCTTTATATTTGTAGATTAATCCGTCTTCTTCTGTTCAGTCATAAAGCCTTTAAACATAGGAACGCTGGCAAGAAAAAAATATTTACCCACACGATTCGTTATAGAGCCAGAATAAATGATAATTGGAGGACAATTCCTCCAATTATCATTTGGTCTTACTTTTCTTCATACGCCTAAATACCATGTCTTGAAGCGTATTTACAATATAAGCTTCTTCTTTGCCTAATCCAAAGAATTTAAGGACAATAGCATCTATCATTTTATGTTGATTGTCATTGAGCGTTGCTGATATACTCGTATCTATCACTTTATCCTTAACTGTCATATATAGGGCAAAAATTTCAGACGGTTTGTTAAAATTGTAGCAAATAGGTATGCTCTTCAAGTCTGTTGCCTCTGCTTTTAACATTCCGCCTCCCAAGTTTGTTCTTCCTGTAATTTCTCTTAAAAGCCAGAACAATGATGAGTTACAAAATAGCCATATGTTTAAGGTTTCTTCTTGCGACAAATCACCATAAATTTCAACATAACTTGATGTATAGCCAGAGCATTCGTTAATGCTACAGAAATGTGTCCCTATTCCTCTTGGCATTATAAGAAGAGGTTTTTTCCTACTGCTTGAGATGTCGTCTTTACTGACATAACAAGACGAATTATTCCAACTATAGGTTGGACCAATCTCTGATGTATAATACGGATAAGTTCGAGAAGATTGACTATAAACAATATGACTTTTAGTTAGATTTAGTCCTTGTCCAATGCTTATCTTTGAAGAAAGACTTTTATCTTCAAGTTGGCTTATAGTTTCTA from Prevotella nigrescens harbors:
- a CDS encoding master DNA invertase Mpi family serine-type recombinase, which translates into the protein MIYGYIRVSSDKQTVENQRFEISNFCKLQNLSIDDWIEETISGTKNYSKRQLGKLLKKVNKDDIIICSELSRLGRNLFMIMEILNICMTKECRVWTIKDNYRLGDDIQSKVLAFAFGLSAEIERNLISQRTKEALARKKAEGAKLGHTKGFRCRLNPKCANRHEWIIKELNKGTEKTVVAKKLRISKTTLYRYLVYTGLHTPTNCLQEGWKDYGIYH
- a CDS encoding Eco57I restriction-modification methylase domain-containing protein; this translates as MASIIDFCVCLRRPSKEGGFDITIGNPPYISAPTQIASPELNEQRQRIIECKKYKSLNEKWDLYIPFMELGLQLLCPNGVFSMIVPYPLTNQKYGKKLRKMIIEEYRLLEIADLNGTKIFENATVSNCIPFIQNSSPKGDLRITQIYADKTFHKVLHKSPETLKQDEKKYVWNLTEERRSGNRFANMNVLGDFCYISVGMVVNADEKKAKGEFRKDDLISETYDEIHSRKYIEAKDIDKYRVKRVRYLEWNTERCPDKLRRPTFRELYNRPKLLINRLGFLKVHLDMDTHFLHSDSMFSAVLWKDLKGVNNKSISSSIKKFCKHTRTEMEALSSEVDLLYLLGVLNSSMAGQLLADQRGSDYHIYPEHIRNLPIPIATSKQQEEIAQLVRIIMEKIHDGQDCETEQQKVNQIVSILYI
- a CDS encoding ATP-binding protein; protein product: MNIERPIYLQRLIDRRHNGMIKIITGLRRSGKSYLLFTLFCQYLKEQGIDDTQIIKLDLENIYNERYRKPLPLLDYISQRVTDTREYFILIDEIQLLDRFEEALNTLLKNPQLDVYVTGSNARFLSKDVVTTFRGRGDELRIHPLSFSEYMSVKPDAPFLETHLNEYMLLGGLPQTVTMATEQQKKGYLQQLFSNTYLIDIKERYGIRNDDDLEELIDVMASSIGSLTNPQKIANTFRSEKRSTITRDTVKTYLDYMQDAFLMERAVRYDIKGRKYIDTPAKYYFEDLGLRNVRLNFRQTEHTHLIENLIYNELRMRGYSVDVGQVTQNTKNENGISERKQLEVDFVCNRGQDRIYIQSAYALPSEEKTEQELRSLKQIKDSFQKVVIVGGMQPTFRNDDGILILNIFDFLLNRSGQNL
- a CDS encoding Eco57I restriction-modification methylase domain-containing protein, with the translated sequence MGNPPYGAKYDNQTKRYYKNTYVTANSIRGLQKGSLDTYTLFIELGYNLLRRNGSFAYIVPISLTSSDSLTGVHRLLMNNCDTIHISSYSVRPKPVFENAVVNTSILLFQKTETPCQHLYSTKMYRRGNELDLQKLIDNLNFSNVYGYTMIGRIPKIGCEMEKDILIKIFNNTPIRTLYDDKGDPIYYRTTGGRYFKVVTNYPTGSTKEKPLYFQKRLSNAIGCILSSSLAFWFYQIYSNNLDWKTYEIENFTIPQLTTENIEYLDKLYSRYLTDIESKANVRTTSGESTYNVDSFKEYKIVRSKGIIDEIDDYICPLYGLTQKETDFVKNYELQFRLAGE